The following proteins are encoded in a genomic region of Variovorax paradoxus:
- the hpaR gene encoding homoprotocatechuate degradation operon regulator HpaR — protein MSTTFTHRNLPRLLLQAREAVMAHTRPSLREHALSDQQWRVLRVLGEHGAVETGHVAREAFILGPSLTGVLARMERDKLITRSRDPADQRRTVVEATPHGMKLVKRLSTSIEAHYEWMEKSLGKAKLTQLYGLLDQLIALEQPS, from the coding sequence TTGAGCACGACATTCACTCACCGCAATTTGCCGCGCCTGCTGCTGCAGGCCCGCGAAGCCGTGATGGCCCACACCCGGCCCAGCCTGCGCGAGCACGCGCTGTCCGACCAGCAATGGCGCGTGCTGCGCGTGCTCGGCGAACACGGCGCGGTCGAAACAGGCCACGTCGCGCGAGAGGCCTTCATCCTCGGCCCCAGCCTGACTGGCGTGCTCGCGCGCATGGAGCGCGACAAGCTCATCACGCGCAGCCGCGACCCCGCAGACCAACGCCGCACCGTGGTCGAGGCCACGCCGCACGGCATGAAGCTCGTGAAGCGCCTGTCGACCAGCATCGAGGCGCACTACGAGTGGATGGAAAAGTCGCTCGGCAAGGCCAAGCTCACCCAGCTCTACGGGCTGCTCGACCAACTCATCGCACTGGAGCAACCCTCATGA
- a CDS encoding fumarylacetoacetate hydrolase family protein, producing the protein MKHARVIYEGREHTGIAHEFGGLPHAAVRLDDGRIVPQEQLTWLPPLAPTARPRTILALGLNYADHAKELEFKAPEEPLVFVKGQSTLIGHRQHTHRPTGVQFMHYECELAIVIGKTAKNVKRGDAYDFIGGYTVANDYAIRDYLENWYRPNLRVKNRDTCTPLGPWFVDAADVPDPMALALKTTVNGTVTQQGSTRDMIFDAPFLIEYFSGFMTLSPGDLILTGTPDGVVDCKPGDVVVTEIERIGTLVNTIAGT; encoded by the coding sequence ATGAAGCACGCACGCGTCATCTACGAAGGCCGCGAACACACCGGCATCGCGCACGAATTCGGCGGACTGCCTCACGCAGCCGTGCGCCTGGACGACGGCCGCATCGTGCCGCAAGAACAGCTCACCTGGCTGCCCCCGCTCGCGCCCACCGCGCGGCCGCGCACCATCCTCGCGCTCGGCCTCAACTACGCCGACCACGCCAAAGAACTCGAGTTCAAGGCGCCAGAGGAACCGCTGGTGTTCGTCAAGGGACAAAGCACGCTCATCGGCCACCGCCAGCACACGCACCGCCCGACGGGCGTGCAGTTCATGCATTACGAATGCGAGCTCGCCATCGTGATCGGCAAGACCGCGAAGAACGTGAAGCGGGGCGACGCCTACGACTTCATCGGCGGCTACACCGTGGCCAACGACTACGCGATTCGCGACTATCTCGAGAACTGGTACCGCCCCAACCTGCGCGTGAAGAACCGCGACACCTGCACGCCGCTGGGCCCGTGGTTCGTCGATGCGGCCGATGTGCCCGACCCCATGGCGCTCGCCCTCAAGACCACGGTCAACGGCACGGTCACGCAGCAGGGCAGCACGCGCGACATGATCTTCGACGCCCCGTTCCTCATCGAATATTTCAGCGGCTTCATGACGCTGTCGCCCGGCGACCTGATCCTGACGGGCACGCCCGACGGGGTGGTCGATTGCAAGCCGGGCGACGTGGTGGTGACCGAGATCGAGCGCATCGGGACGCTGGTCAACACCATTGCCGGCACCTAG
- a CDS encoding fumarylacetoacetate hydrolase family protein: MSSTAAHYLPVGTVYGTLLNFRAEVEALAPRMTQPPYKAAPKAPVLYVKTANTWSPHGSAITVPASVPEVEIGASIGMVIGAEGDVEGFVLMNDLSIPHASFFRPPVKFKCVDGFLGIGPALRDAQEVADPANFRVEVRINGALKQSIDFSQLVRPAQQLLADVGEFMTLAHGDVLLLGCDAGRPLARAGDRIEISSPGFETLTNTLVQETAA; encoded by the coding sequence ATGAGCAGCACCGCCGCGCACTACCTTCCGGTCGGCACCGTGTACGGCACGCTGCTGAACTTCCGCGCCGAAGTGGAAGCGCTCGCGCCGCGGATGACGCAGCCGCCGTACAAGGCTGCGCCGAAAGCGCCGGTGCTCTATGTGAAGACCGCCAACACGTGGAGCCCGCACGGCAGCGCGATCACCGTGCCTGCATCGGTGCCCGAAGTGGAGATCGGCGCGAGCATCGGCATGGTGATCGGCGCCGAGGGCGACGTGGAAGGCTTCGTGCTGATGAACGACCTCTCGATTCCGCATGCGAGCTTCTTCCGCCCGCCTGTCAAGTTCAAATGCGTCGACGGCTTTCTCGGCATCGGCCCGGCGCTGCGCGATGCGCAGGAGGTGGCCGACCCGGCGAACTTTCGCGTCGAGGTGCGCATCAACGGCGCGCTCAAGCAGTCGATCGACTTTTCGCAGCTCGTGCGGCCGGCACAGCAACTGCTCGCGGATGTGGGCGAATTCATGACGCTCGCGCACGGCGACGTACTGCTGCTGGGCTGCGACGCCGGCCGGCCGCTGGCGCGCGCGGGCGACCGCATCGAAATTTCCTCACCGGGCTTCGAGACATTGACCAATACGCTGGTGCAGGAGACCGCCGCATGA